DNA from Verrucomicrobiaceae bacterium:
GCAGCCATTTTCCGGCGATGGCAGGCGAACTGACATTGTTCACGTTTTGTTTCCCTCCCTTGCTTTGGAATCGCCAGAGCTCCTTGAGCGTCTTCGCGTCAAAACAGGCCGCGCAGCCGCTTCCATCGACGACATACACCTTGCCACTCGCGACGACCGGAGACGTGTAAATGCCATCCGTCATCGCCACCGAGCCTTGCAGGCCGAGTTTCTCGACATCGAGGTCGATTTGAGCCGCATTGCCCGAATGCGCCGCATTGAACATGAACTGCGGCCAGTCCTCCGCCACAGCATGGAGGGTCAAACCGAGGAGGGCAGGCAATAACAAGAGCTTCATCACTTTGCTCATACGAAGCGGAGCCCCACCACCTTGCTCATCTACTCGGCTATTGTGGTGCAACGGTAACAACTAAAGGTCAGTCCTTTTGTAGAAACCTGTTGCGCTATTTTGCAGCGGGATGACAGGTGGGGACATGCGTAAGGCTCGACTCAAGGCTCCGAAGCACCATCCGCTGGCTTATTACCACTGCGTTTCGCGGGTGGTGAATCGGGCGTTTGTGATGCAGGAGGCGGAGCGGGAGATGTTTGTGAGCTTGATGCGGATGTATGAGAAGCTCTGCCAGGTGCGGGTGGTGACGTTTTGTGTGCTTTCTAACCATTTCCATGTGCTGGTGGAGGTCCCGAAAAAGCCAGCGGTGATGCCGACGGAGGAGCGGGTGCTGGAGATTGTGCGGGCGGCTTTTGGTAAGAATGTGGCCTCTGCGGTGCAGGCCGAGGTGGAGGCTCTGCGCAAGATCGGGGCGCATGAGGCTGCGCAAAAGATCATCGACAGCTTTACGGCGCGGATGTGGGACATCAGTCTGTTTATGAAGTCGCTGAAGCAGCGTTTCACGCAGTGGTTTAATAAGCGCCACAAGCGGAAGGGGACACTATGGGAGGAGCGCTATAAAAGCACGCTGATTGAGGCCGGTGGATACGCTCTGGCGATGACGGCGGCTTATGTGGATCTGAATCCTGTGCGGGCGAAGCTTGTCCGTGATCCGAAGGATTACCGTTGGTGCGGCTATGCGGAGGCTGTGGCGGGGATCAGGCTTTCCACAGCAGGAGCAGAGTTAGCTGCGAGGGCGCATTTGCAGGGGGCAAAGCCGGATTCAGGACTTTTGGAGCATTATCGACAGTTGCTGTTTACCTGGGGTATGGCGTCTAAAACGAATGCGGATGGTTCGAGGCGTGGCTCCATCCATTTTGAGGATTGCCAGCAGGTTCTGCTGAATGGTGGGCGGTTGCCTGTGGCCGCGGCGCTGCGGTGCAAGATGCGTTATTTTACGGATGGTGCGGTCCTGGGCGGGAAAGCGTTTGTGGATGCGATTTTTAAAGCCAATCGAAGACGCTTTGGTGCGAAGAGGGCCGATGGAGCTCGCTCGGTGCGAGGTTTGCAGACGCCGGAGGGCCAGGAGAAGGTTTTTTCGCTGCGAGCTCTCCGCGTGGCGGTGTTTGGCCAGATTGAATGACGAGCTGTTATTTGCTGCGCAGGTTTTTTTCGCAGCCTTCGTCGCGTGGGGTGCTTTGGCCGAATTCGTTCACTGGCTGGGTGAAGAGGTAGCGCCACACCGCTTCGTGCAGAAATTTGCCATCGGCGGATTTCGGTGAGGCTCCGCCTGGGACGACACTGCTGTGGGCACGGTTGGCGTCTTTTTTCACATCGGCGTCGGTGATGAGTCGGCGGGTGTTGGCAAAGGGTGCGGACGTTTGATCGACGTTGATGATGGGGCCGTAGGCATTCAAGCCGAGGAGCTCCCAACTGCGGCAGTAGTGGTCGCCGCTCCAGCCGCCATCGAGCACATGGCTAAAGCCAAAGTAGCGGTTCTTTTCTGTGGCGGAGGGCAGTTCTTGCCAGACTTCGAGCTGGTCACGCGGTCCGCAGAACATGACGACGCGATCCACGGCGACATGCTTGGCGAATCGGGCGGCGGTGGTGCTGCCATGGGAGCTGCCGGAGATGATCACTTTGCTCCAGTCGAGGCCTTTGCCGTCTGCGCTGAAAAAGTGCTGCCACTTGCCCTGCGGATGCTCTTTGGATAACCACTTCACGAACTGATAGGCTCGCTCCATCATGCCATCAGGTTTGGGTATGGTCACGAGCGGGCTGTGGTCCTCGCCGGTAGCGGCTTCGAGCCGGATTTTGCCCAGGAGCATGCCGTCTTCACCCGGTGAGGTGTTGCCATACTTGCCGAACCAGCCATTGGCGTAATGCACACGGATGGCGTGCAGGCCGTAGCTATTCACACGCTCAAAAAGCCCCGCGCTGTGTCCCATGAGCCAGATGACGAGCTTTCCCTGTGGTTTCACGCTGGTATCGACACTGGCGTGCTGGAGGTCGGCGGGCTTACCTTTGGCCTCAAAGACAAAATTGAGCTCAGGGTGCTCTTTGGCCCGTGCATCGATCACGCTGGCGCGGGCGGTGAGTTCGTAGCGTTTCGGCGTGGGGTCGTTGAAGCTGAGTTCTGCCTGCGTGGTGACGACGGTGAGCGAAAGTAGGGCGAGGATGCGCATGGGGGAGGATGGCGGGTAAGAAGAGAGGAGAGAAGAGAAGAGAAGAGAGAGGGGCTTTTGCGATGATGGGGCATGCACATCGCAGTGAGGTTTGCGGCGATTTTGGAGAGGTTCATCGCGGTGTCGAGTGAGGCATGCGGTGTGTGGCGAGCACTACACGGATGACAGACTGTGTTTTTGCGGCAGCATGGGCGGCATGAGACGTCTCTGCACTTTCTTGGCCGCCGGATTGCTGGTTTCTTCACTATCTCCTCTGGCGCAGGCCTCATCGCGTGTGCCTAGAACAGAGGCGCAGGAGGTGCGGGCTGCTGTGGGCATCTGCCTCGGTCGGGTGGAGCGGATCGAGTCTTTCCGGCATCCACAGCGTGGTGGGATTTTTACACGGGTGACGATCCGCGTGCTGGAGGGGCTGAAGGGCCGCTTTCCGGCGGAAATCACGCTCGTGCAGCGCGGCGGCACTTTCGGTGGTGAGAGCGAGGCCAGTGGTGCGAACACGGCGCTGCGGATCGGTGAGGAGAGGCTTTTTCACCTGCTGCGTAGGGCGGATGGATCGCTGGAGCCCCTGGGCGGCAGCGCGGTCGCTGGTCGTGTGACGAATGCGTTCGCTAGCCAGCAAAAGCTGCGGCGTGTGCGCCAGCTCGCCGCAGCAGTGCAGAGTGCCGCTCTGATCACGGGCGAGGATTTCAGCGCAGAGTCAGGCGTGCAGCAGGCCAGCTCCGGCGGCGGTGGAGGTGGTACGAGCACGGGGCTGCTCATCGATGGCAGCGGTATTCCCTCCAGGTTTCTCGCGCCGGATCGCGGTGAGCCGATCGGCTATCTTGTGGATGCCCAGGCGCTGCCCACAGGTGTCACGCAGGCGCAGGCGCTGACGGCGGTGTCGCAGGCTCTGGCTGCATGGAGTGCGGTGACGGGCATCACCTTCCGCTATGATGGGCTGCAAAACTTTGGCATGTCTGCGGCGGATGTGACCACGCAGGATGAGCGGCTGCGCATCCAACTGCATGATTTGCACAATGAAATCCCGGCCAGCAGCGTGCTAGGAATCGGAGGGTATGCGAGCACGAATGTGAGCAGCGACTTTACGTCCACGGGGGGCGGTGGTGGGCAGGTGAATGGGCTGGAATTCCACAAAACGACGCGAGGCTATGTGGTGCTGGAGCATGGAGCGACTTCGTTGCAGTCGCTGACGACGCTGGCGGAGGTGCTCTGCCATGAGGTCGGCCATGCGCTGAGCATGGCGCATTCCAGCGAGAATCCGAGTGAGCCCGATACGGCGCTGAAGCAGGCGGTGATGTACTACCAAGCCCATGCGGATGGTCGTGGCGCCGCACTGGGCAGCTACGACGGGCCGATCATCCAGAAGGCGCATCCTTTGGCCGACAAGCCCCCGTATTCCTATGACCGCATCGTGCCGCTGGTGAGTGCTCCGAGCCCGATCACGGGTGTGGCGGGCATCAATGAGCTCGCTCTAGCGGGCTATGATCTGCAAACGCCCTCCACATCGCTCACGCTGGTCACCACGGGGCCAGTGAGCGGTAGTGCAGCGACGGTAAGCTTCACTGGCTCGACTCTGAAGCTGACGCAGGCTGGCTACTATGGAGATAGCAGCGTGGACCCGGCTACCAGCTCGTTTTTTGTGCTGAAATGGGTGCGCTTCTCCGATGGGGTGCACTGCTCACCCTGGTCACGCGTGCGTGTGGTGAGCATTTACTCCGATAGCGGCGGTGACGGGCTGCCGAACTCCTGGTCCACCACGCATTTCGGCAGTGCCACGCCCAGTGCGGCGGCTTTGACCCGTGCTGGTGATGACAAGGATGGTGATGGTCTGACGAATCTCACGGAGTTCCTCCTCGGTACCGTCCCTGTGAATGCCGTATCGCGATTGAGGACCACGTCACTCACCAGCAGCACGCTGGAGTGGCCGGCTTCGCCGTATGCGCTGTACACGGTGGAGTCTTCGTCCGATTTGGCCACCTGGTCGCGTTTTGGGAACCCCATCGTTCCTACCACGAGCACGGGAAGTGCGAGCGGGAATTTCGTAC
Protein-coding regions in this window:
- a CDS encoding transposase; its protein translation is MRKARLKAPKHHPLAYYHCVSRVVNRAFVMQEAEREMFVSLMRMYEKLCQVRVVTFCVLSNHFHVLVEVPKKPAVMPTEERVLEIVRAAFGKNVASAVQAEVEALRKIGAHEAAQKIIDSFTARMWDISLFMKSLKQRFTQWFNKRHKRKGTLWEERYKSTLIEAGGYALAMTAAYVDLNPVRAKLVRDPKDYRWCGYAEAVAGIRLSTAGAELAARAHLQGAKPDSGLLEHYRQLLFTWGMASKTNADGSRRGSIHFEDCQQVLLNGGRLPVAAALRCKMRYFTDGAVLGGKAFVDAIFKANRRRFGAKRADGARSVRGLQTPEGQEKVFSLRALRVAVFGQIE